The genome window GACGGCGTGCCCGGCCCGGCGATCGCCCAGCTGAAGTACAGCGTGGCCCGGCGGTCCATTCCGGACGGTGATCCGTTCGCCTCGGTCTTCTCCCTCGGCGTTTCCCTGCAGTCCTCGGACGTCTTCGAGGGCGGGATCCTGCTCGGGAAGGGCGGCCGCCAGGTCGGCCGCGACCCCGGGGACGTCCGGCAGCGGATCGCGGACTCGGCCGCGGAGCTCGCGAAGGCGGCCGAGAGCGTCGGGGCGACCGCCGCCCAGCTGTGCCTGGCCTTCACGCTCACCCATCCGGCGAACGCGACGACGTTGTTCGGCGCCACCAGTGTCAAGCAGCTGGAGGACAACCTGGCGGCGGTCGCGCTCGCCGAGCGGGTCGGCGCGGCGGAGCTGCGGGCGCTGGTGGAGCCGTTCTGGGCCGACCGGGACGCCGTCGATCCGGAGGGCCCGTGATCGAGCTGTCCGCCGAGACGCTGGCCGCGGTCCGCGCGTCGCTGCGCAACCCCACGCCGGCGGAAGCGATCGGTGACCGGGACATCGTGTCCTCGGAGCACGTCCTCGACGACGGCGTCGCCGTCACGGTCCTGCGGCCCCGGCACCCGCGGCCGGACGCGCCCGGGCTGTACAGCATCCACGGCGGCGGCATGGTGCTGGACGACCGCTTCGCCGACCTCCCGCGGCTGGTGCCGCTGATCGAGGAGTTCGGGTTCGTCTGCGCGACGGTCGAGTACCGGCTCGCGCCCGAGCACCCGCACCCCGTCCCGCTCGAAGACTGCTACGCCGGTCTCGTCTGGTTCGCGGAGACGTTCGGCTTCGCGCGGCTGATCGTGGGCGGCGGCAGCGCGGGCGGCGGGCTGAGCGCGGGGGTGGCGCTGCTCGCGCGGGACCGGGGCGGGCCGGCGCTGGCCGGGCAGCTGCTGCTGTGCCCGATGCTCGACGACCGGACGTCGGCGGACCTCCCGGATCTGGTGTGGACGCGGGAGGCCAACGACTTCGGCTGGCGCAGCCTGCTGGCCGGGCAAACCTCGCCGTACGCGGCGCCCGCGCGGATGGCGGACCTCAGCGGCCTGCCGCCGGCGTTCGTCGAGGTCGGCGGGGCGGAGCTGTTCCGCGACGAAGACGTGGCGTACGCCCAGCGGCTGGCCCAGGCGGGTGTCCCGACCGAGCTGCACGTCTGGGCGGAGGCCCACCACGGCTTCGACCGCTTCGCCCCGGAGTCCGAGGTGACCCGAGCGGCACTGGCAGCGCGCTCCTCCTGGCTCCGGCGGCTCCTCGACGGCGCGGGTGGTCGTGAGTGTTTAGTCGGGTTAGAACCCGACTAAACACTCACGAGCTTGCACCGAGGATGAAGTGCGCGGCTTGTTCGCCGACCAGGACCGCCGGTGCGTTGGTGTTTCCCGTCGTCACCCGGGGCAGCACCGACGCGTCGGCGACCACCAGGCCGGTGAGCCCGTGCACCGCCAGGTGGGGGTCCACCACCGCGTCCGCGCCGGTGCCCATCCGGCAGGTGCCGACCTGGTGGTGGTACGTGATCGCGGTCCGGCGGACGTACTCGCCGACGTCGTCACCCGGTGCCGGGTACAACGGCCGCGCGCCCCACTCGTCCGCCAGCGCCGGGGCCCGGCCGACGGCGAGGCACTGCTCGACCGAGGCCACCAGGCTCTCGAAGTCCGACGGCGCCGCCAACGCCGCGAGGTCGATCAGCGGCGAGCCGTCCGGCGCCAGCCGCAGACTGCCCCGGCTCTCCGGCGACACCATCCCCGCCATCAGCGAAAACCCCGTCGGCGGCCCGGACATCCACGGTTCGTACATCGGCACGCTGAAACAGATCGGCTGGGTGTCGGGCACCGCGAGCCCGGCCCGGCTGCGCCAGAACCAGTGCACCTGCGTCACCGGCCGGCCCGGCTCCGGCACGACCTCGCGGGACGTCGAGAAGAGCACCGGGGAGAGCAGGTGATCGTGCAGGTTGCGCTCCACCCCGGGCAGGTCCGCGACGACGTCGATGCCGAGTGCCGCCAGCTCGTCCGCCGGGCCGACGCCGCTGCGCAGCAGGATCGCGGGCGAAGCCAGCGCTCCCGCGGCGAGCACGACGAGGTCGGCCGGGAGTTCCCGCGGCACCCCGTCGAGGGTGACGTCCACCCCGGTCACCCGGGATCCGGCGAACCGCAGCCGGTGCACGAGCGCTCCCGTGTGGACAGTCATCCGCGATGCCACCGGAGCGGCGTAGGCTTGCCAGGCGGTGAAGCGCCGGCCACCGCGCAAGGTGATCCGCTCGACGGACACGCCATCCAAGGTTCCGCTGTTGTAGTCCGGGTTCAGCGGCAACCCCAGGGAGTGGCACGCGTCCACTATGGACTGCTGGATCGGGTGCAGCG of Amycolatopsis solani contains these proteins:
- a CDS encoding alpha/beta hydrolase, whose protein sequence is MIELSAETLAAVRASLRNPTPAEAIGDRDIVSSEHVLDDGVAVTVLRPRHPRPDAPGLYSIHGGGMVLDDRFADLPRLVPLIEEFGFVCATVEYRLAPEHPHPVPLEDCYAGLVWFAETFGFARLIVGGGSAGGGLSAGVALLARDRGGPALAGQLLLCPMLDDRTSADLPDLVWTREANDFGWRSLLAGQTSPYAAPARMADLSGLPPAFVEVGGAELFRDEDVAYAQRLAQAGVPTELHVWAEAHHGFDRFAPESEVTRAALAARSSWLRRLLDGAGGRECLVGLEPD
- a CDS encoding GMC family oxidoreductase, which encodes MDVIVVGAGSAGSVVARRLVDAGAAVTLLEAGGPDVNPAIHDPARAGELWHGPEDWDLYTVPQEHAAGRRLHLPRGRVLGGSHALNAMIWVRGAPADYDGWDLPGWSWADVRPVFERIEEDLLDVVPNEPLHPIQQSIVDACHSLGLPLNPDYNSGTLDGVSVERITLRGGRRFTAWQAYAAPVASRMTVHTGALVHRLRFAGSRVTGVDVTLDGVPRELPADLVVLAAGALASPAILLRSGVGPADELAALGIDVVADLPGVERNLHDHLLSPVLFSTSREVVPEPGRPVTQVHWFWRSRAGLAVPDTQPICFSVPMYEPWMSGPPTGFSLMAGMVSPESRGSLRLAPDGSPLIDLAALAAPSDFESLVASVEQCLAVGRAPALADEWGARPLYPAPGDDVGEYVRRTAITYHHQVGTCRMGTGADAVVDPHLAVHGLTGLVVADASVLPRVTTGNTNAPAVLVGEQAAHFILGASS